CCTCGGTCGCTTTCCAGCGGTTGCTCGATCCGGTCTGCCGGTGTCCGAAGCGCGGGTCGTTCATTTTTCCGTCGCGCATTTCGAGGATGGCGTTTTCGATTTTCTTCCAGCGATCGGGAAAGGCCGCCTGCATCCGCTCACTGAAAACGGGAAGCACCTCACTTGCCAGCCGCACGGGCAGGCAGAAGGCGCGCGTCGCTCCGGCGGCTGCGGCTTTTTCCAGCAGCGGTGCCATGTCCGAGTCGTTGAGTCCCGGAATGATCGGCGCCATGGCCAGCGTCACCCGGACGCCTGCGTCCGCGAGGGCCCGTATGGTCTCCAGCCTGGTCGCGGGCGACGGCGCGCCGGGCTCGACCTTGCGACAGGTCTCGGGATCGTGGAAGGGAATGCTGACGGCCGCGCTGGCCAGGCCGAGCGCTGCGAGTTCGCCGATCACGTCGAGATCGCGGCGGATGAGCGCGCTCTTGGTGATGATCCCCACCGGGTTGCGGTATTCAAGGCACGCTTCCAGGCAGCGGCGCGTGAGGCGGTAGTGGGCCTCGAGCGGCTGGTAGCAGTCGGTGTTCCCCGAGAAGGCGATGATCTCCCCGCTCCAGGACTTTTTCTCGAAGTGCGCGCGCAGGGCCTCGGGCGCGTTCATGCGCACCACGATCTTCCGGTCGAAGTCCGTGCCCGCCCCGAAGTCCAGGTACTGGTGCGAGGGACGCGCGTAGCAGTAGGCGCAGGCGTGCTGGCATCCCCGGTAGGGGTTTAGACTCCAGCGAAAGCCCACGTCCGGGCTCTCGTTCTTTGCAAGAATCGCCTTCGCCCGCGTCTCGTAGACCTTGAGCTCATCGGCAGGCGGCTCGCCGATCCACTCCACCTCGGTGGTATGCCAGGGATTGGGCGGGTTGGAAACGGGGCGCAGCATGAGGGCGATAATTGCCGTATATTTTGCGAAAATCAAGGCGGGCAGCTTTGCGCGTAGAAACCGATTCCCGCTCCTCAACGTGCACGCGCACGTGCACGCGCACGTGCACGCTGAGAAACCCCGGTTGGCGCCGCGCCCTTGATGACAGCCCGATGACTTGTCACCTCCTCCCCCGCCACGTAACTTCAACGCCCGCGGGGAGAATCCATGAAGCTGCACACCCTCATCTTTGCCGGTATGGGCCTCGGCGCGGTCGCGGGACTGGGCCTGTGGAGCATGGGCGATGGCGCGCCGCTCTACGCGAGTGCCATGTGGTTTCTCGACCTGGTGGGCAAGACCCTGTTCGTGGGCTCGCTCAAGATGCTCGTCGCCCCGCTGATCTTTGCGAGCATCGTGGCCGGCGTGACCAGCCTGCCCTCGCGCCGCGACCTGGGGCGGCTGGGAAGGCGCGCGTTTTTTTACTACGCGGCGACGACCAGCGTGGCGGTGCTCATCGGGCTCATCTTCGTGAACGTGCTGCAGCCCGGACGCTGGGAAGCGGCGGACAAGATCAGCAGCTCGCGCGCCACGCATCTTGAGCAGGTCGAACGCGAGTTTCTGGCCGAGCGCGGCGTGCAGATCGAGGAGCGCCTGCGCGGGCTTTCGCAGAGCGAGGCACTCGAAGAACGCGCCCGCATCGAGGCGAAGTACCATCCGGAATTTCTCGAGCGCGTTGCGGAGCTCGAACAGTCGGGAATGCAGGGTGACGCCTCGGCGCGCTACGAGAAGATCCAGCAGCGCAAGCAGACCCCGCTCAATTTCGTCACCGACATTCTTCAGGGAATGATTCAGAACCCTTTCAAGGCGCTCGCATTCAATTCCTCGTTGGGCATCATCTTCTTCGCGATTCTGCTGGGGCTCGCCTGCATGGCCGTGGGGGAACCCGCCGCCCCGGTCGTCTCGTTCTTTCAGGGACTCAACGCCGTCATCATGCAGATCACCCACTGGATCATGTCTCTCTCGCCGGTGGCGGTCTTTGCGCTCGTGGCGGGGCTCATTGCCCGACAGGGGCCCGACGTCTTCGGCACGCTGGCGGGCTACGTCGTCACCGTCATCGCCGCCATCGGCGTGCACGTGGTCTTTCTGCTCTTTGTCTGCGCGAAGCTCGGCGGGCTCTCACCCCTCACCTTCCTCAAGGGAATTCAGGACGCCTGGCTCATCGCGTTCTCCACGCGCTCGAGTGCCGCGACCCTGCCAGTCACCATGGAATGCCTGGAGGAGAACCTCGGCATTCCCAAGAAGGTCACCGAGTTTGTCCTGCCCATCGGCGCCACAGTGAACATGGACGGGACGGCGCTCTATGAAGGCGTCGCCGTGATTTTCCTGCTGCAGATGTTCGGTGCCATGCCCGACGTGGGGATCTCGCTGGGCGTGACGGCGATGGTTCTGATCTTCCTGACCGCCGTGCTCGCCAGCGTGGGCGCCGCCGCCGTGCCCGATGCAGGGCTCATCACCATGGTGCTGGTCGCCAACGCGGTGGGACTGCCCGAGTATTACCTCGTTTATATCTTCTCGGTGGACGCGCTGCTCGACATGTTCCGGACCTCCACCAATGTCATGGGCGATGCCGTCGGCGCCGTCGTCGTCAATCGCTTTGAAGAGCAGCCCGCCTGAGAAAGACATGCGCCTGTTCGTCTACGGCACGCTGATGCGTGGCGAGTCCAACCACCGCTACCTGAAAAGTGCACGCTTCGAGCGCGCGGCAGCGACGCGCGCGGAGTTTGCACTGGCGGACTTCGGCGACTACCCGGCGATTGTCCGGCCCGGAAGCTGCGCGATTACCGGGGAGCTCTATGAAATCGATGAGGCAACACTTGCCCGCGTGGACGAGCTTGAAGAAGTGCCGGAGTTCTACGAGCGTTGCGAGATCGTCCTCGAAGACGGAACGGTTGCTCTGACCTATGTGCTTCCGGTGCACTTTGTCGAGCGTGAGGGCGGAACGATTCTCGACCACGGCGACTGGCGAAGGCGCCGCTGAGTTACCTGGCCTTTTTGGCCTTCTTGCGCTTTCGCGGCGCGCCCGGCTCCACGCCGAATCGCGAGTCGCCCTCGGCGATGCAGGCCATCACTTCAAGGATCACTTCCTCGAACTCATCGTGACGCTCCGGCAGATAGAGCCACTTGCCCAGCACCCGGTGGGGCGAGAGCGCGGGGAAGTCGGCGATAATGGCGGCGTGCTGCTCGCGCGCGGTGGGCAGCAGGACGCC
Above is a genomic segment from Chrysiogenia bacterium containing:
- a CDS encoding radical SAM protein — protein: MLRPVSNPPNPWHTTEVEWIGEPPADELKVYETRAKAILAKNESPDVGFRWSLNPYRGCQHACAYCYARPSHQYLDFGAGTDFDRKIVVRMNAPEALRAHFEKKSWSGEIIAFSGNTDCYQPLEAHYRLTRRCLEACLEYRNPVGIITKSALIRRDLDVIGELAALGLASAAVSIPFHDPETCRKVEPGAPSPATRLETIRALADAGVRVTLAMAPIIPGLNDSDMAPLLEKAAAAGATRAFCLPVRLASEVLPVFSERMQAAFPDRWKKIENAILEMRDGKMNDPRFGHRQTGSSNRWKATE
- a CDS encoding cation:dicarboxylase symporter family transporter, giving the protein MKLHTLIFAGMGLGAVAGLGLWSMGDGAPLYASAMWFLDLVGKTLFVGSLKMLVAPLIFASIVAGVTSLPSRRDLGRLGRRAFFYYAATTSVAVLIGLIFVNVLQPGRWEAADKISSSRATHLEQVEREFLAERGVQIEERLRGLSQSEALEERARIEAKYHPEFLERVAELEQSGMQGDASARYEKIQQRKQTPLNFVTDILQGMIQNPFKALAFNSSLGIIFFAILLGLACMAVGEPAAPVVSFFQGLNAVIMQITHWIMSLSPVAVFALVAGLIARQGPDVFGTLAGYVVTVIAAIGVHVVFLLFVCAKLGGLSPLTFLKGIQDAWLIAFSTRSSAATLPVTMECLEENLGIPKKVTEFVLPIGATVNMDGTALYEGVAVIFLLQMFGAMPDVGISLGVTAMVLIFLTAVLASVGAAAVPDAGLITMVLVANAVGLPEYYLVYIFSVDALLDMFRTSTNVMGDAVGAVVVNRFEEQPA
- a CDS encoding gamma-glutamylcyclotransferase, encoding MRLFVYGTLMRGESNHRYLKSARFERAAATRAEFALADFGDYPAIVRPGSCAITGELYEIDEATLARVDELEEVPEFYERCEIVLEDGTVALTYVLPVHFVEREGGTILDHGDWRRRR